In the Hylaeus volcanicus isolate JK05 chromosome 1, UHH_iyHylVolc1.0_haploid, whole genome shotgun sequence genome, one interval contains:
- the LOC128875866 gene encoding tyramine receptor 1, with protein sequence MNSSGESGGTMTEDYEVTGCGPPEEETGSNLPVWEAAAASLTLGFLVLATVLGNALVILSVFTYRPLRIVQNFFIVSLAVADLAVAILVMPFNVAYLLLGKWIFGIHLCKLWLTCDVLCCTASILNLCAIALDRYWAITDPINYAQKRTLKRVLATIAGVWVLSGAISSPPLAGWNDWPEELEPGTPCQLTRRQGYVIYSSLGSFFIPLLLMSLVYLEIFLATRRRLRERARQSRLGAVQSTRHREVDDAEESVSSETNHNERSTPRVHAKPSLIDDEPTEVTIGGGGNATTSSRRMAAGASAPATTTTVYQFIEERQRISLSKERRAARTLGVIMGVFVVCWLPFFLMYVIVPFCPACCPSDRMVYFITWLGYVNSALNPLIYTIFNLDYRRAFRRLLRIR encoded by the coding sequence ATGAACTCCAGCGGGGAATCAGGCGGCACGATGACCGAAGACTACGAGGTAACAGGCTGCGGTCCGCCGGAGGAGGAAACAGGTTCGAACTTGCCAGTTTGGGAAGCCGCAGCCGCCTCTCTGACACTGGGCTTCCTCGTTCTGGCGACGGTGTTGGGAAACGCGCTGGTGATCCTCAGCGTGTTCACTTACAGACCGTTGAGAATCGTTCAGAACTTCTTCATCGTTTCTCTCGCGGTGGCGGACCTCGCCGTTGCGATTCTGGTGATGCCTTTCAACGTGGCGTACCTTCTTCTAGGAAAATGGATCTTCGGTATACATCTCTGCAAACTGTGGCTCACCTGCGACGTGTTGTGCTGCACCGCGAGCATTCTGAATCTCTGCGCGATAGCGTTGGACCGGTATTGGGCTATCACGGATCCGATAAACTATGCGCAAAAACGCACCCTGAAGAGAGTTCTAGCGACGATAGCTGGGGTCTGGGTCCTCTCGGGGGCGATCAGCTCGCCGCCGTTGGCGGGTTGGAACGACTGGCCGGAGGAACTCGAGCCGGGAACGCCTTGTCAGCTAACCAGAAGGCAGGGTTACGTGATTTACTCGTCGCTCGGTTCGTTCTTTATACCTCTGCTGCTGATGAGCCTAGTTTACCTCGAGATTTTTCTGGCGACGAGAAGGAGACTCCGAGAGAGGGCCAGGCAGAGCAGATTGGGCGCTGTCCAGTCCACCAGGCATCGCGAGGTCGACGACGCGGAGGAATCCGTCAGCTCGGAGACGAATCATAACGAGAGATCGACGCCCCGTGTTCACGCGAAGCCTTCGTTGATCGACGACGAGCCGACGGAAGTGACGATAGGTGGAGGAGGAAACGCGACCACGTCCTCGAGACGGATGGCCGCCGGCGCTAGCGCTCCTGCCACGACCACCACCGTCTATCAGTTCATCGAGGAAAGACAGAGGATCTCCCTGTCGAAGGAGAGACGAGCCGCGAGAACGCTTGGCGTCATCATGGGCGTATTCGTCGTCTGCTGGCTCCCGTTCTTCCTCATGTACGTCATCGTGCCGTTCTGTCCAGCTTGCTGTCCCTCCGATCGAATGGTCTACTTCATCACGTGGCTCGGTTACGTCAACAGCGCCCTGAATCCACTCATCTACACGATCTTCAATCTCGATTACAGGAGAGCCTTCAGAAGGCTGCTGCGTATTCGCTGA
- the LOC128876563 gene encoding ionotropic receptor 25a-like, producing MSSGMGTVYRAVTGIAPPYVMYNTTTGSFYGYCIDLLNDIGSLAGFDYTIREAYDEHYGHRDPRNGRWNGMVDELIKNISDIAVGPIWITSDRAQVVDFTVPYQGPSGFAIMMLKRKRQIPFLRFLMILEIEVWLSFAFAFFLTILLLFILEKYSPFSYRNNQQKYRNEPDDRFSSLKECLWFAFASLTPQGGGDIPKNLSGKLAAAIWWLFSFVIVAAYTANLAAYETLERLERSIDSMDDLTKQYRVRYSTLANSSTFRYFHGMKEAEDMLYQMWRQMTLDENTPEWNRSKYAVWDYPLEDKFTKMYYAMDEVGFVPSVEQAVKMVRNVNRTYEFAFIAEAMTIKYLMLTSCDFRQVGYEFSKKPFAFAVRKDSPLKKKIDDAIAYLAMKRKLNDLEKKWWDENPIRANCPADKDFNAGFGLDDLAAVFLLILVGVLLAILTLCLEYLWHFYGPRQNKKVRLFARMLSTHEKSKMGGKSRK from the exons atgagCAGTGGAATGGGTACGGTATATCGAGCGGTAACGGGAATCGCTCCACCGTACGTCATGTACAATACCACGACTGGTAGTTTTTACGGATATTGCATCGATCTACTAAACGATATTGGATCGCTAGCGGGTTTCGATTACACCATCAGAGAAGCGTACGATGAACATTACGGGCACAGAGATCCGCGCAATGGCAGGTGGAACGGCATGGTTGATGAActaataaagaatatatcaGACATCGCTGTGGGACCGATATGGATCACGTCTGACAGGGCGCAG GTAGTGGACTTCACCGTCCCGTATCAGGGACCAAGCGGCTTCGCGATAATGATGCTAAAGAGAAAGAGGCAGATCCCGTTCCTTCGTTTCTTAATGATCCTGGAGATTGAAGTCTGGCTGAGTTTCGCGTTCGCTTTCTTCTTAACGATACTTCTGTTATTTATCTTGGAAAAGTACTCGCCCTTTAGCTACCGTAACAATCAACAGAAATATCGAAACGAGCCGGACGATCGATTCTCCTCCTTGAAAGAGTGCTTGTGGTTCGCATTCGCCTCGCTCACTCCCCAAGGAGGAGGGGACATCCCTAAAAATTTATCTGGGAAACTGGCAGCGGCGATCTGGTGGCTCTTCAGCTTCGTCATCGTCGCCGCGTACACGGCCAATCTCGCGGCTTACGAGACGCTCGAAAGATTGGAGAGGAGCATCGACTCCATGGACGATCTTACGAAACAGTATCGAGTTCGTTATTCCACCTTGGCCAATTCTTCCACGTTCAGATACTTCCATGGAATGAAAGAAGCGGAGGACATGCTTTACCA GATGTGGAGACAAATGACTCTAGATGAAAATACACCCGAGTGGAACAGATCCAAGTACGCCGTTTGGGATTATCCCTTGGAAGACAAGTTCACCAAGATGTATTACGCTATGGATGAAGTGGGATTTGTTCCTAGCGTGGAGCAAGCCGTGAAGATGGTACGGAATGTAAACCGCACTTACGAGTTCGCTTTTATAGCGGAAGCTATGACCATAAAATATCTGATGCTGACGAGCTGCGACTTCAGACAGGTCGGCTATGAATTCAGCAAGAAACCGTTCGCCTTCGCCGTGCGGAAAGATTCCCcgttgaagaagaaaattgacgATGC gaTCGCGTATTTGGCGatgaagagaaaattaaacgacttggaaaaaaaatggtggGACGAGAACCCTATCAGGGCGAATTGCCCGGCCGATAAGGACTTCAACGCGGGATTCGGGCTCGACGATTTAGCAGCTGTGTTCTTGCTAATTCTCGTCGGCGTATTGCTCGCGATTTTGACATTGTGCCTTGAGTACTTGTGGCATTTCTATGGACcacgacaaaataaaaaagtccGTCTGTTTGCGAGGATGTTATCGACccatgaaaaatcgaaaatggGAGGAAAATCAAGGAAGTAA